From a single Solanum dulcamara chromosome 4, daSolDulc1.2, whole genome shotgun sequence genomic region:
- the LOC129884336 gene encoding uncharacterized protein LOC129884336, translating into MVTDEHNRNLKAIPTMEELRTVVFLMNPNSAAGPNGMNGKHGFFHSTRGLKQGDPLSPALFIIGAEVLSRLMNNLHQHPQYHGFLMAKKGPQINYLSFADDIIIFSSGRSHTLKLIMETLHTYEHASGQLINRDKSNFMVPSNAFNSTVRRIKKVIGFRQKNSPITYLGCLLYIGRQRIIYYSELIAKVVARIAGWQAKLISYGGTVTLIKHVIQALPIHLLSASSPPATTIKQIQSITANFFWGWKNERRKYHWSSWKNLSCPYEEGGIGVRLISDVAKSFQYKQWWIFRTKNSLWSEFLKAKYCQRSTPITKKWHTGQSLIWKHLIKNKHNVEPHIH; encoded by the exons ATGGTCACTGATGAGCATAACAGAAACCTGAAAGCTATCCCTACAATGGAGGAGTTGAGAACTGTAGTGTTTTTAATGAATCCCAATTCAGCTGCTGGACCTAATGGAAtgaatggcaa gcatggattctttcattccaCAAGAGGCCTTAAGCAAGGGGATCCATTATCACCAGCTTTGTTTatcataggtgctgaagtcctcTCCAGGCTCATGaacaatcttcatcaacacCCCCAATATCATGGTTTCCTGATGGCTAAAAAGGGCCCTCAAATTAATTATCtcagttttgcagatgatatcatcatatTCTCATCTGGAAGATCTCATACCTTGAAGCTTATCATGGAGACACTACATACCTATGAGCATGCTTCAGGCCAATTGATCAACAGAGATAAGAGTAACTTCATGGTACCCTCAAATGCCTTCAACTCTACTGTTAGAAGAATCAAGAAAGTTATAGGCTTCAGGCAAAAGAACAGCCCTATCACATATCTGGGGTGTCTTCTCTACATTGGTAGACAGAGGATCATCTATTATTCTGAGCTTATAGCTAAAGTTGTGGCTAGGATAGCTGGATGGCAGGCAAAATTAATTAGTTATGGAGGAACAGTTACTTTGATTAAGCATGTCATCCAAGCACTTCCTATTCACTTGTTATCTGCTAGTTCCCCTCCTGCAACCactatcaagcaaattcaaaGCATCACAGCCAATttcttctgggggtggaagaatGAAAGGAGGAAATATCATTGGTCTTCTTGGAAGAATCTGAGTTGTCCCTATGAAGAGGGTGGTATTGGAGTGAGACTAATATCAGATGTTGCCAAGTCTttccaatacaaacaatggtggatatTCAGAACTAAGAATTCCTTATGGAGTGAGTTCCTCAAAGCTAAGTACTGTCAGAGGTCAACTCCTATAACCAAAAAATGGCACACAGGACAGTCTCTAATATGGAAGCACCTCATAAAGAACAAGCACAATGTTGAGCCTCATATCCACTAG